The Paraburkholderia agricolaris genome includes the window CAACATTCAGTCGCGCTGGGCGGTGACGGCGGGCGGCTACTACATCAAGGTCGGCGACGGCGGCGGCGATGCCGCGCACGACCCGTCCGGCCACGCAATGATGTACGTGCTCGGCACCACCTATAACCTCTCCAAACGCACCTTCGTGTACGGCACCGTGGGTTACGTGCGCAACGGCAGCAATTCGAATTTCTCGCTTGAAGCGTCGCCGCGCGATGCGACCAACAACACGAGTCCGCTCGCGGGCGAATCGCAAACCGGTGCGTACGTCGGGATGATGCATCAGTTTTAACGCAGTAAAACGTCTCACAAGGGAAGAACAACATTGACTCCACAAGACTCTCACGGCGGGCTCGCCGCGAGCGATGAACCGTCCACGATGACGCGCCGCCGCTGGCTGCAAGGCGCGCTCGCGTTGACGGCCGCCGGCCTGGCCGGCTCGCTCACGCTCAAGGCGCTGGCCGACGACTCGGCCGCACCGCCGATCGACGCCTTCATGACGCTGTCGCAATCGTTGACGGCCAGGTCGGCTCTCGATCGCGATGTCGGCACGCGCCTGCTGGCTGCGTTGCAGAAGTCCACACCCGATCTTGTGCTGCAGTTGCCGAAGCTGGCCGGCGCGCTCGCCGCCGGTTCCGCCGACGCCGCGCAACAGGCGCTCGCGCTGAAGATCATGGAAGCCTGGTATCTCGGCACGGTCGACAATCAGGTTGTCACCTATGAACAGGCGCTGATGTACGACGTGGTGTCCGACACGCTGATTATTCGTTCGTACTGTCCCAACAAGCCCGGTTTCTGGGCCGCCAAACCCATCGAAAGGCAAGCCTGAGCTATGGCCGATGCACAAAACCAGGCTGAACAAGCCGATATCGTCGTAGTCGGGTCGGGCGTTGCGGGCGCGATCGTCGCGCATCAGATGGCGTTGGCCGGCAAGTCCGTGATCCTGCTCGAAGCAGGGCCGCGCATGCCGCGCTGGGAGATCGTCGAGCGCTTTCGCAATCAGTTCGACAAGTCGGACAACTCCGCGCCGTATCCGTCCAGCGCGTGGGCGCCGCATCCGGAATACGGCCCGCCGAACAACTATCTGATCCTGAAGGGCGAGCACAAATTCAACTCGCAGTACATCCGTGCGGTGGGCGGCACGACATGGCACTGGGCCGCGTCCGCGTGGCGCTTCATGCCGAACGATTTCCGCATGAAGACCACCTATGGCGTGGGCCGCGACTGGCCGATGGACTACGAGGAACTGGAGCCGTATTACCAGCGTGCCGAAGAAGAACTCGGTGTGTGGGGTCCAACCGACGAAGAACTCGGTTCGCCGCGCAGCCAGCCGTATCCGATGGCGCCGCTGCCGCTCTCGTATAACGAGCAGACCATCAAGAGCAAGCTCAACGCATTCGACTCGGGTTATCACGTCGTGACCGAACCGGTTGCGCGTAACAGCCGTCCGTACGACGGGCGCCCAACCTGTTGCGGCAATAACAACTGCATGCCGATCTGCCCGATCGGCGCGATGTACAACGGCATCGTGCACGTCGAAAAAGCGGAGCAGGCCGGCGCGAAGCTGATCGTCAACGCGGTCGTCTACAAGCTCGAAGTGGGTGCGGACAAGCGCATCATCGCCGCGCTGTATAAAGATCCGCAAGGCAACGAGCATCGCGTGGAAGGCAAGTATTTCGTGCTGGCTGCGAACGGTATCGAAACGCCGAAGATCATGCTGATGTCCACCAGCCACGATTTCCCGAACGGCGTGGGCAATAGCTCCGACATGGTGGGCCGCAATCTGATGGACCATCCGGGCACGGGCATTACGTTCTACGCGGACGAAAAACTCTGGCCAGGCCGTGGTCCGCAGGAAATGACCTCGCTGATCGGCTTTCGCGACGGCCCGTTCCGCGCGAACGAGGCCGCCAAGAAGATCCACCTGTCGAACCTGTCACGCATCGACCAGGAAGCGCAGAAGATTTTCAGGCAGGGCAAACTGATCAAGCCGGCTGAACTGGACGCGCAGATTCGCGACCGTTCGGCGCGCTTTGTCGAGTTCGACTGCTTCCACGAGATCCTCCCGCAGCCGCAAAACCGCATCGTGCCGAGCAAAACGGAGGTCGACGCGATCGGCATTCCGCGCCCCGAGATCACGTACGCGATCGACGACTACGTGAAACGCGGCGCCGTCCATACGAAAGAGGTCTACACGAACGCGGCGAAAGTGCTGGGCGGCACGGAGATCGAGTATCAGGACGAATTCGCGCCGAACAACCACATTACCGGCGCGACGATCATGGGCAGCGACCCGCGCGACTCGGTGGTCGACAAACATTGCCGGACCTTCGATCACCCGAACCTGTTTATTTCGAGCAGCGCGACGATGCCGACCGTGGGCACCGTCAACGTGACGCTGACCATTGCCGCGCTGGCACTGCGCATGGCCGACCAGTTGAAGAAGGAAGTTTGAACGTGCTGAAAAAGACCTTTTTCTGGCTGCTGGCCGGTGCGTTGACCTGGCCCGCATTGGCGCAGGCCGATGATTCCGCGAGTCCGGTGAGCGGCAACGACACCGCGTTGATCAAACGCGGCGAGTACCTCGCCACCGTGGGCGATTGCATGGCCTGCCATAGCACCGCCAAAGGCAAGCCCTTTGCCGGCGGCCTGCCGTTGAAAGTGCCGATGCTCGGTACGATCTATTCGAGCAACATCACGCCGGACCCGCAAACGGGTATCGGCGCGTGGACGCTTGCGGACTTCGATCGCGCGCTGCGCAAGGGCGTCTCGAAGGACGGCCACAATCTGTATCCGGCGATGCCGTACGTCTCTTACGCGAAGGTGAGCGACGACGACGTGAAGGCCTTGTATGCGTACT containing:
- a CDS encoding GMC family oxidoreductase; amino-acid sequence: MADAQNQAEQADIVVVGSGVAGAIVAHQMALAGKSVILLEAGPRMPRWEIVERFRNQFDKSDNSAPYPSSAWAPHPEYGPPNNYLILKGEHKFNSQYIRAVGGTTWHWAASAWRFMPNDFRMKTTYGVGRDWPMDYEELEPYYQRAEEELGVWGPTDEELGSPRSQPYPMAPLPLSYNEQTIKSKLNAFDSGYHVVTEPVARNSRPYDGRPTCCGNNNCMPICPIGAMYNGIVHVEKAEQAGAKLIVNAVVYKLEVGADKRIIAALYKDPQGNEHRVEGKYFVLAANGIETPKIMLMSTSHDFPNGVGNSSDMVGRNLMDHPGTGITFYADEKLWPGRGPQEMTSLIGFRDGPFRANEAAKKIHLSNLSRIDQEAQKIFRQGKLIKPAELDAQIRDRSARFVEFDCFHEILPQPQNRIVPSKTEVDAIGIPRPEITYAIDDYVKRGAVHTKEVYTNAAKVLGGTEIEYQDEFAPNNHITGATIMGSDPRDSVVDKHCRTFDHPNLFISSSATMPTVGTVNVTLTIAALALRMADQLKKEV
- a CDS encoding sugar dehydrogenase complex small subunit, whose translation is MTRRRWLQGALALTAAGLAGSLTLKALADDSAAPPIDAFMTLSQSLTARSALDRDVGTRLLAALQKSTPDLVLQLPKLAGALAAGSADAAQQALALKIMEAWYLGTVDNQVVTYEQALMYDVVSDTLIIRSYCPNKPGFWAAKPIERQA